GCCCATGCCTGTCCAAAAACATATGCATTTTAATTAGATATATATACGATATAAAAACATCGTCTCATCTCTCTTTATATCTCAATAAAAATCGACTATATACTCTACTCACGTAGAGGGAATCTCCAATCATGACGATGAAAGAGTCAGAAGAGGAGGGTTTGACAGATATCCATTCACCATCTTTGGTTTGGACCTCTAATCCCTCAACTTGGTTCTGATTTAAAATGGTCACAATGTTTTTATCTGTGTGAGCGTTCAAACCCAGCTTGGTCTCGGGGGTTTGAGGGCCCTTATATTTCATCACTCGAAGAAGGTAGTTCGTTGATTCCATGTGTTCCACCAAATATTTCTCAACTCCCAAGCTCTCCAAAATCATCCTTCTGATTATTTGATCCAACTCCGATAGTTGGTCCGAGTAAGATTGAATGGTTTCGCTgcatatatagtatatatatccAAATTATAAACAAGATACTATTTATTATTATACCCTAAAAATAAGGATACTACATATTATGATCGGAGTAGAATTAAAATGTACGTACCAAAAGTTTGGGTTTCCATTGGGCCATAAGATAGTAGTCAAATTTTCAACATTTTCACGGATATTGGCGTCGTCGATTCCCATGCTCTCGTACAAAGGCACAGCAGGGTATTGGCCAACATAGCCATGGAAGGGCTTCTTTGAAATGTTTCGTAGTTTGGTTTGTAAAGGAAGATCGAAAAGCTCTTGTAGTGCATCAAATAAGGCCTTTCGAATGTCTATAGGAATTTTATCGAACTTTGCCTCGAAAAAACCGAATTCTGCCAATGCTTGGCGGACTTGGGTCCTTACTGTGTTCCACTCGGGTGTACCAGGTTTCAGTTGAACGGAAAAATCAATAGTAGGAAACCTAAGAGCGCTTTCGGTGGCCATTAATTATATGTTAGTTTCTTTATAATGGTTTTGGCTGAGATTTTGGGCTACTTCTCTCGACCAGTATTTATATATGCCACCAAAAATAGTGTACCGAAAATAGGGTAATTTTTAATGCGTTTCAGTTTGAGATCCCTGCTACAGATCGTCTCCTATTTTCTGTTCAACGAATCAGAAATCGAaacttatttaaatatttaacgtTTAAATCAATGTACGTATTCTAATAATTTGACTACTCTGTCATTTTAAGTTTATACAACAAATATTTAGGAGGATTATCTGGTTCACCTGCACGCCGGTGCACTCTCTCGTGAAGTATTTTTGGAGTCTTTGTATCACAGtgtatattttagttatttagtgtatatataattttttttacttcaaaCAAGTTAATTTTTATGCATATTTTTATATAGTAAATTAATTAtacagaattttttgaaaatttgtaagatATTTTAAATTTCTTTGAAATATACACAGCCATTACAAAATTTGGGCTGAAAATACTTATTGCGCTAAAAAAAAGTGTACTGAAGTGcccttatatatttatatatttataaaaactaGCTAGCTCAAATAATGTGTGGGCAGAGTAGTACAACTTTTCGTCAAAAGAAGCTCCAAATCGCCCTCCCAACAATTATAAGTTCATTTTAATTTGAGAAAATTATAGGAAATGATCCAAAATAATGACATCAAGAAGCTAATATccttattttaaaaattgtagCGCAATGACTCTTTTACATTAATGTTGATTTCTTAAATTGtctattttataatttatttatttatttaggagcgtatgactttaatatagtggtatatgcaTATTAGTTTGTTaaagttattttttaatttttttatgggttgttggtatattattttccaactagtatatatgttttttgtggaatgatatatcatttttttttatgatatttagttttcgttttattatacataatggtagtatataattttgtatcaatgtatatacattttaatgataatatataattttgttagaaTAATATAtacattttgaataataattttgtaaattttgttggtatattatttttcaactcagtatatgtattttgtggtatgatatataattcaacaactcataaaagacgaaaaaaatcaaaataactttaaaataaaaactaattaaataaaactaatatatataccataatattaaaatatttataataaaatagtaatttactaaatgacatatttagtaatatgaaataataaaaaaataattaagttattttactacaaaattaaaaataagaatatttACTTACTTTTACTCATTAAAAATTATTTTGCACCTAACTCATTTTCATTAGGAAACATTTTAAAATCAAACACGTTATAAGCTCGTTTATCTATTAATTAGCACGTAGTAGCTATAATGGCGCAATCGATGAAGTATGGATTTGGTACAAGGAAAGCTTTTACTcgaaagaaaataaatatataaatatatatcaatgTATTAAAATTGATAacttattttaaaatacaattattaaatatatatatcaatgtataaaataaatacaagttaacttattttaatacatttattggttgtataaatatgtatttaaatataCATGCCTCGCGCGAGGTGATTAACTTGTATTcagttatattataataatttttctttGTACTCGAATAAAGATATCAATTTAATTACATATCGTTGTCCTTAAGTTTAAGATATCGTACAATATCATgttcaatatataatataatatgacaTTTTGAATAAGTATTTAAATCCAAATTTTGTCTTTTCCATGGATCAATTAGGCTATAACACTACAAAATTGATTTTTAACAACTCCCTATAATATTTTACAATATAAGTATAAAACATCAAAAATTAAAGGAGTCTTTTATGTCTTATTATCAGGAGTCATTAAAAGTTTAtgttaagaaaaaaaatctgTCTAATTTCATGTCATCTCCTTGTCTCACCAATTATTTTAAGAtacataatttatttaatatatatctaaattgatttataatttttttttttccaactaTATTAAAACTATCTCTCCAATTAATATTTTACTACTCTTATTAATATTATCATTCTCTCTCCACGAATAATGTTAATCAAAAtaacctttttattttaaattattctaTGCTAAAAAGATTAAgtcattttctatttaaaaaaatta
This genomic interval from Humulus lupulus chromosome 8, drHumLupu1.1, whole genome shotgun sequence contains the following:
- the LOC133793559 gene encoding probable 2-oxoglutarate-dependent dioxygenase AOP1; the encoded protein is MATESALRFPTIDFSVQLKPGTPEWNTVRTQVRQALAEFGFFEAKFDKIPIDIRKALFDALQELFDLPLQTKLRNISKKPFHGYVGQYPAVPLYESMGIDDANIRENVENLTTILWPNGNPNFCETIQSYSDQLSELDQIIRRMILESLGVEKYLVEHMESTNYLLRVMKYKGPQTPETKLGLNAHTDKNIVTILNQNQVEGLEVQTKDGEWISVKPSSSDSFIVMIGDSLYAWANGRLHSPNHRVMMTGNEARYSTGLFSIPKAGYTVKAPEELVDEDHPLLFKPFDHVQFLAFYYTQAGQTAPSALHSYCGV